A portion of the Corynebacterium heidelbergense genome contains these proteins:
- a CDS encoding GNAT family N-acetyltransferase produces MFSQPTVPPAALRVDVVRLNPDQFLRHLDRLVDIHLAAMRYPRSAHQGRRVLWRSNAQEPQFACHVALAHPHGETANPDADGHHPVGVCFSFLGTAATFWYNSVYAGLRNIGWSTEAIREFMGSYTELSEVHLLPEWQNQGVGTQLLAQHLRTVSTPAVMLSTPEARDEGNRAWSLYRKFGFRDVLRDFHFGGDPRPFGILRRERPDIPEVRS; encoded by the coding sequence ATGTTCAGCCAGCCCACCGTGCCCCCCGCTGCCCTGCGGGTGGACGTGGTTCGCCTGAACCCCGACCAGTTCCTGCGCCACCTGGACCGGCTCGTGGACATCCACCTCGCTGCCATGAGGTATCCCCGTTCCGCCCACCAGGGCCGCCGGGTCTTGTGGCGTTCGAATGCCCAGGAGCCGCAGTTTGCTTGTCACGTAGCTCTGGCGCATCCGCACGGCGAGACTGCCAACCCCGATGCTGACGGCCACCACCCCGTTGGCGTGTGCTTCAGCTTCCTCGGCACCGCCGCCACCTTCTGGTACAACTCCGTCTATGCGGGTCTTCGCAACATCGGCTGGAGCACCGAAGCTATCCGGGAGTTCATGGGCAGCTACACGGAACTCTCCGAGGTGCACCTCCTACCGGAGTGGCAGAACCAGGGCGTGGGCACCCAGTTGTTGGCCCAGCATCTGCGCACCGTGTCCACCCCGGCTGTGATGCTGTCCACCCCGGAGGCGCGTGACGAGGGCAACCGGGCCTGGTCGCTCTACCGCAAGTTCGGTTTCCGGGATGTTCTCCGGGACTTCCACTTCGGCGGAGACCCCAGGCCTTTTGGGATCCTGCGGCGGGAACGGCCGGACATCCCCGAAGTTCGCAGCTAG
- a CDS encoding Rv2175c family DNA-binding protein produces the protein MLTLAEPTAGLPAGETVITIAEAADRAGLVASKIFDELNAGRLLDIRVDSVRYIPERFFTEDGEINRFVPGVLALLSDGGYSHRESLEYLFTPDDSLPGRPVDALHGHLAREVMRRTQAMAIS, from the coding sequence ATCCTGACGCTCGCGGAGCCCACGGCGGGCCTACCGGCGGGGGAGACTGTCATCACCATCGCGGAGGCTGCGGACCGCGCGGGGTTGGTGGCGTCCAAAATCTTCGACGAATTAAACGCCGGGCGCCTGTTGGACATCCGCGTAGATTCCGTGCGCTACATCCCCGAGCGCTTTTTCACCGAGGATGGCGAGATCAACCGGTTTGTCCCGGGCGTGCTGGCGCTGCTCAGCGATGGGGGCTACAGCCATCGGGAGTCCCTGGAGTACCTGTTCACTCCCGATGACTCCTTGCCAGGTCGGCCGGTGGACGCACTGCACGGCCACCTCGCCAGGGAAGTCATGCGGCGGACCCAGGCGATGGCAATCAGCTAG
- a CDS encoding SAV_6107 family HEPN domain-containing protein, which produces MATQQRRGWQTRPDARAFVAAAEDQLELARTAATAEVAIVYAYRAALRAAGSLIESERKGRKRLPAGSAWSRLRRVSPERADRAANFEAHARYVNRVDMGLEREVPSSVMDAVYRDASALIEEARLAAGLQPQTLGAAG; this is translated from the coding sequence ATGGCGACACAGCAGCGGAGAGGGTGGCAGACTCGCCCCGATGCGCGGGCCTTCGTGGCTGCTGCCGAAGATCAGTTGGAACTCGCTCGCACTGCGGCGACGGCGGAGGTGGCCATCGTGTACGCCTATCGGGCAGCCCTGCGGGCCGCCGGTTCTCTCATCGAATCGGAGCGAAAGGGGCGCAAGCGCCTGCCGGCCGGGTCTGCGTGGTCCCGGTTGCGTCGGGTGTCCCCGGAGCGTGCGGATCGGGCGGCGAACTTTGAGGCTCATGCGCGCTATGTGAATCGGGTGGACATGGGGTTGGAGCGGGAGGTTCCGAGCTCTGTTATGGACGCCGTCTACCGCGACGCCAGCGCACTGATCGAGGAGGCGCGCCTAGCCGCCGGCTTGCAGCCGCAGACCTTGGGGGCAGCCGGGTAG
- a CDS encoding alpha-(1->6)-mannopyranosyltransferase A, whose amino-acid sequence MTAALRAMSWRRAWWFGFLGSVVLTLCSHCVGATRARGGVMQWLGLSALTFGHAAGLLIAVMWLAIGSILISWIVVGGHILRRGRELSLGMVAGWTAPLTLAGPLMSRDVYSYLMQGTLARDHINPYTHGAAANPGPLLFEVSADWRNTTTPYGPLHLWLGQAITTVVGDNVTLGVLAYKALSLGSFAALAWGVARLARQFGTKPSVAVWLGVANPLSILHLVGGMHNEVTMMALVVLGLYAGVRLRPLRGAAAGVALIAIGTALKATAVVGLPFLVWITVSRLAGNAPSGLFREHRNRLVALLGVGLGSTALLLAIVEAITLASGQSWQWLATVAGNTKVVNPLSLSSAVASTLQPPLSQFDDDITFNLILGYVRPATTAALGMGLVAAWWVFRRTPREALKGATLAYLLTCIFNAVVLPWYYAPLVALLGVWVSRRWMVFFTAWGSMAMCMMFDGGGDNRLYEPSWVLFILVVTWLMARACLGYRPGKPEAETDLWTPSLSLRAHRSPVAVPASAGASLSASLPRPRAELSSPPTS is encoded by the coding sequence GTGACAGCGGCACTGCGCGCGATGTCCTGGCGGCGCGCGTGGTGGTTCGGCTTCCTCGGCAGCGTGGTCCTCACCCTGTGCTCCCACTGCGTCGGCGCCACCCGGGCCCGCGGCGGCGTGATGCAATGGTTGGGGCTCAGCGCGCTGACCTTCGGCCACGCCGCCGGGCTGCTCATCGCGGTCATGTGGCTAGCGATCGGGTCCATTCTGATCAGTTGGATCGTGGTGGGCGGCCACATCCTGCGCCGCGGGCGGGAATTATCGCTGGGCATGGTGGCCGGGTGGACCGCACCGCTCACCCTCGCCGGACCCCTGATGAGCCGGGACGTTTACTCCTACCTCATGCAGGGCACCCTCGCGCGGGACCACATCAACCCCTACACGCACGGGGCCGCCGCCAACCCAGGGCCGCTGCTGTTTGAAGTCAGCGCGGACTGGCGCAACACCACCACCCCCTACGGCCCGCTGCACCTGTGGCTGGGGCAGGCGATCACCACAGTGGTGGGGGACAATGTCACGCTGGGCGTGCTGGCGTACAAGGCGCTCTCCCTCGGCAGTTTCGCGGCCCTGGCCTGGGGGGTGGCGCGGCTCGCCCGGCAGTTCGGCACCAAACCCAGCGTGGCCGTGTGGCTGGGCGTGGCCAATCCGCTGTCGATCCTCCACCTGGTGGGGGGAATGCACAACGAGGTGACGATGATGGCCCTCGTCGTGCTGGGCCTGTACGCGGGGGTGCGCCTACGCCCGCTACGGGGTGCTGCCGCAGGTGTGGCCCTCATCGCAATTGGTACCGCCCTGAAGGCTACGGCCGTGGTGGGGCTACCCTTCCTGGTGTGGATCACCGTGTCTCGATTGGCCGGCAACGCGCCCTCCGGGTTGTTCCGGGAGCACCGCAATCGCTTGGTCGCGCTGCTCGGGGTGGGGCTGGGTTCCACGGCCCTGCTGTTGGCGATCGTGGAGGCAATCACGCTGGCCAGCGGTCAGTCCTGGCAGTGGTTGGCGACGGTGGCCGGCAACACGAAGGTGGTCAATCCCCTGTCCCTGTCCTCCGCCGTGGCCAGCACTCTGCAGCCACCGCTGTCGCAGTTCGATGACGACATCACCTTCAACCTCATCCTCGGTTACGTCCGCCCGGCGACGACGGCTGCCCTGGGGATGGGCTTGGTGGCCGCGTGGTGGGTATTCCGGCGCACCCCCCGGGAGGCCCTCAAAGGGGCAACCCTGGCGTACCTGTTGACCTGCATCTTCAATGCGGTTGTGCTGCCGTGGTACTACGCGCCATTGGTTGCTCTGCTGGGGGTGTGGGTCTCTCGCCGGTGGATGGTGTTCTTCACCGCTTGGGGGTCCATGGCGATGTGCATGATGTTCGATGGCGGAGGGGATAATCGGCTGTATGAGCCGTCCTGGGTGCTCTTCATTCTCGTGGTCACCTGGTTGATGGCGCGGGCCTGCCTGGGTTACCGGCCCGGTAAGCCAGAGGCAGAGACCGATTTGTGGACACCCTCCTTGAGCCTGCGCGCCCACCGGTCCCCCGTGGCTGTTCCAGCGAGTGCCGGTGCCAGCCTCTCCGCTTCCCTCCCTCGCCCAAGAGCGGAACTGAGCTCGCCGCCGACTAGCTGA
- a CDS encoding polyprenyl synthetase family protein, whose protein sequence is MQPWTDPGPASARWAPSTPLSEVPAACQEVLQAYLEQCRKEFGGIDPLLETTLDALADFILGGGKRVRPTLAWAGVRAAWEGGGGHPHDGETEGGVPPQAYLAAVSSLELIQACALIHDDIIDASDLRRGRPTVHRVFEKQHRDHSWHGSPEHYGISQALLAGDLVFAWADDMLTDSGVPTRHQVRARPAWRAMRTEVIVGQQLDIAVEARGSDDVADSLKVVKYKTASYTATRPLHLGASLGGADERTVDLLCQVGQQIGTAFQLRDDQLGVFGDPAVTGKPSGDDLRTGKRTALINSALARGTAAQRTEVHEALGSISSDADVELMRKVIIATGAQDHIEDTIQGLTDSANTALHNSWLHSSIIDELVGFASRLTNRRF, encoded by the coding sequence ATGCAACCGTGGACCGATCCCGGCCCCGCTTCCGCCCGCTGGGCGCCGTCAACGCCGTTGAGCGAGGTGCCCGCCGCCTGCCAAGAGGTCCTGCAGGCCTACTTAGAACAGTGCCGCAAAGAGTTCGGCGGCATCGATCCGCTGCTGGAGACAACTTTGGATGCCCTCGCGGACTTCATCCTCGGAGGAGGTAAACGAGTCCGCCCCACCCTCGCCTGGGCCGGAGTGAGGGCCGCCTGGGAGGGCGGCGGCGGCCACCCACACGACGGGGAGACCGAAGGTGGGGTTCCCCCACAGGCCTATCTCGCCGCAGTGAGCTCTCTGGAGCTCATTCAGGCGTGTGCGCTCATCCACGACGACATTATCGACGCCTCCGACCTCCGGCGTGGGCGCCCCACTGTCCACCGAGTCTTCGAGAAGCAGCACCGGGATCACTCCTGGCACGGTTCGCCGGAACACTACGGCATCAGCCAGGCCCTCCTCGCCGGGGACCTCGTCTTCGCGTGGGCAGACGACATGCTGACGGACTCCGGGGTGCCCACCCGGCACCAGGTGCGGGCCCGGCCCGCTTGGCGGGCGATGCGCACCGAAGTCATCGTTGGCCAGCAACTGGACATCGCAGTGGAAGCGCGCGGCAGCGACGACGTGGCCGATTCCCTAAAGGTGGTCAAGTACAAGACCGCCTCCTACACCGCGACCCGCCCGCTCCACCTCGGGGCTAGCCTGGGCGGCGCCGACGAGCGCACCGTGGATCTGCTCTGCCAGGTTGGACAGCAGATCGGGACGGCCTTTCAGCTCCGCGACGACCAGTTAGGGGTCTTCGGGGATCCCGCCGTCACCGGCAAGCCCAGCGGGGATGACCTGCGCACGGGCAAGCGAACCGCCCTGATCAACTCCGCTCTCGCCCGGGGCACGGCCGCCCAGCGCACTGAAGTTCACGAAGCCCTGGGGTCCATCAGCAGCGACGCGGATGTGGAGCTGATGCGCAAGGTCATCATCGCCACGGGTGCGCAAGACCACATCGAAGACACAATCCAAGGCCTCACCGACAGCGCCAACACCGCCCTACACAACAGCTGGCTACACTCCAGCATCATCGACGAGTTGGTAGGCTTTGCCTCCCGGCTCACCAACCGGAGGTTTTAA
- the rsmH gene encoding 16S rRNA (cytosine(1402)-N(4))-methyltransferase RsmH: MCERMVELVGIGVHNWKEPEAPVIVDGTLGAGGHSEAFLRAFPTAIVVGLDRDPDALREAGARLAPFGPRFVSAKTRFDALPETLDSLVSSGDVSESVRRTGVAACFFDLGVSSMQLDREERGFAYRTDAPLDMRMDPELPLTAADVLNTYSHGDLARVLKTYGDERFAGKIASAVLREREREPFATSGRLVELLYATIPAASRRTGGHPAKRTFQALRVEVNRELEALERVIPAALGCLPIGGVAVFMSYQSLEDRLVKRAFSEATTSRTPAGLPMELPGTEPEFELLTRGAERAGPAEIDANPRAAPVRVRAAQRIRQHTSRPHQER, translated from the coding sequence ATGTGCGAACGGATGGTGGAGCTGGTAGGTATTGGCGTCCACAATTGGAAAGAACCGGAAGCACCCGTCATCGTCGACGGGACCCTCGGCGCCGGGGGACACAGTGAGGCCTTTCTCCGCGCTTTCCCCACCGCCATCGTCGTGGGCCTGGACCGTGATCCGGACGCCCTGCGGGAAGCCGGTGCACGCCTTGCCCCCTTCGGGCCCCGCTTCGTCAGCGCAAAGACGCGATTCGATGCTCTCCCGGAAACGCTCGACAGCCTGGTGTCCAGCGGCGATGTGTCGGAGAGCGTCCGGCGGACTGGCGTAGCCGCATGCTTCTTCGACCTCGGCGTGTCCTCCATGCAGTTGGACCGGGAGGAACGGGGTTTCGCCTATCGCACCGACGCGCCCCTGGACATGCGCATGGACCCGGAACTCCCGCTCACCGCCGCAGATGTGCTGAACACGTATTCGCACGGGGACCTGGCCCGCGTGCTCAAGACTTACGGCGATGAGCGCTTCGCAGGCAAAATCGCCTCCGCTGTCCTCCGGGAACGGGAGCGCGAGCCGTTTGCTACCTCCGGGCGCCTCGTGGAACTGCTTTACGCGACCATCCCCGCGGCGAGTCGGCGCACAGGCGGTCACCCCGCCAAACGGACCTTCCAGGCATTGCGCGTGGAGGTCAACCGAGAGCTGGAGGCCCTGGAGCGCGTCATCCCCGCGGCGCTCGGCTGCCTGCCCATCGGGGGAGTAGCGGTGTTTATGAGCTACCAATCCCTCGAAGATCGCCTGGTCAAGCGCGCTTTCTCGGAGGCCACGACTTCCCGCACCCCGGCAGGGCTGCCCATGGAACTGCCCGGCACCGAACCGGAGTTCGAACTGCTCACCCGCGGGGCTGAGCGGGCTGGCCCAGCCGAGATCGACGCCAACCCCCGAGCAGCTCCCGTTCGCGTGCGAGCCGCGCAACGCATCCGACAGCACACCTCCCGGCCCCACCAAGAACGTTAA
- a CDS encoding DUF3040 domain-containing protein, whose amino-acid sequence MALSEKEQRMLAEIEQALAAEDPRFAQRAAKAGSHSGFSFNIRCVALLLLGLVTLIGGIALAQHSLWFVALSILGFLIMFAGGMLGFRGTQPSPKVGSAPQRGKSRPGRARVPNGNLGDRMENNFRKRFER is encoded by the coding sequence GTGGCTTTATCTGAGAAGGAACAGCGCATGCTCGCGGAGATCGAGCAAGCGCTGGCTGCGGAGGACCCGCGCTTCGCCCAGCGTGCGGCGAAGGCCGGGTCGCACTCCGGCTTTTCCTTCAACATTCGCTGTGTCGCACTGCTTCTCCTTGGGCTCGTCACGCTTATCGGGGGCATCGCGTTGGCCCAGCACTCCCTGTGGTTCGTGGCCCTCAGCATTCTGGGGTTCCTTATCATGTTCGCCGGGGGCATGTTGGGCTTCCGGGGCACTCAACCCTCCCCGAAGGTGGGAAGCGCCCCCCAGCGTGGCAAGTCCCGCCCGGGTCGGGCCCGTGTTCCCAATGGCAACCTAGGGGACCGGATGGAGAACAACTTCCGGAAGCGATTTGAGCGCTAG
- the mraZ gene encoding division/cell wall cluster transcriptional repressor MraZ translates to MFFGTFSPKLDDKGRLTLPAKFREQLHDGCMVVKGQDRSLAVYPRGEFLVRARKAAAASRTNPKARAFVRNLAASADEQTPDSQGRISISAGHRNYAGLAKECVVIGSVDFLEIWDADSWSEYNREHEADFSEGIDEAFAEFL, encoded by the coding sequence GTGTTCTTCGGCACCTTTAGCCCCAAGCTGGACGACAAAGGCCGCCTCACGCTCCCCGCTAAGTTCCGCGAGCAACTCCACGATGGCTGCATGGTGGTAAAGGGTCAGGACCGCAGCCTGGCGGTGTATCCGCGCGGGGAATTCCTCGTGCGAGCACGCAAAGCGGCGGCCGCCTCCCGGACGAACCCCAAAGCCAGGGCGTTCGTTCGAAACCTCGCCGCCAGCGCAGATGAACAAACCCCGGATTCACAGGGGCGGATCTCCATCTCCGCTGGGCATCGGAACTATGCGGGGCTCGCCAAGGAATGCGTTGTCATCGGATCGGTGGATTTCCTAGAGATTTGGGATGCCGACTCCTGGTCCGAATACAACCGCGAGCACGAGGCGGACTTCTCCGAGGGGATCGACGAGGCCTTCGCCGAGTTCCTCTAG
- a CDS encoding methylenetetrahydrofolate reductase, translating into MPDSPRPAPLPYRQVAVSDTLRFNTPGRVPFSVEFMPPRDDEAELRLFTAAEAFHDLGVSFVSVTYGAGGSTRERTLRVARRLATKPLTTLVHTTLVEHTVPELIHMVRAYASLGLTNLLALRGDPPGDPTGQWVQTPGGLRYASELIELVTAMPEGRFFDIGIASFPEGHYRANDLQQDTEITLRKLRAGAQYSITQMFFDVDHYLRLRDRLAAADPTEGAKPIIPGLMPITSLRSVRKQMELAGAQLPADIERELLSAAGGDERANRDRIREVGIGITTRMAERLIAEGAPDLHFMTMNNVRATQEVLHNLGMAPAWGEEYGHDMVR; encoded by the coding sequence ATGCCGGATTCTCCCCGCCCCGCCCCCCTGCCGTACCGCCAGGTCGCGGTCTCCGACACCCTGCGTTTCAACACCCCCGGGCGGGTACCCTTCTCGGTCGAGTTCATGCCACCCCGGGATGACGAGGCCGAGCTGCGCTTGTTCACGGCGGCGGAGGCCTTTCACGACCTCGGGGTCAGCTTCGTGTCCGTGACCTACGGGGCGGGAGGATCCACCCGGGAGCGCACGTTGCGCGTCGCTCGCCGGCTGGCCACTAAGCCGTTGACCACCCTGGTACACACCACGTTGGTGGAGCACACGGTCCCCGAGCTCATCCACATGGTCCGGGCCTACGCCAGCCTGGGGTTGACCAACCTGTTGGCGCTGCGGGGGGACCCTCCGGGGGATCCCACGGGCCAGTGGGTGCAAACACCGGGTGGCCTGAGGTATGCCAGCGAGTTGATCGAGCTGGTCACCGCCATGCCGGAGGGGCGTTTTTTCGATATCGGCATTGCTAGCTTCCCCGAGGGCCACTACCGGGCCAATGATCTGCAGCAGGACACGGAGATCACCCTCCGCAAACTCCGAGCCGGGGCCCAGTACTCCATCACCCAGATGTTCTTCGACGTCGACCATTATCTGCGCCTGCGAGACAGGTTGGCCGCAGCCGACCCGACGGAGGGGGCTAAGCCCATCATCCCTGGGCTCATGCCCATCACCTCCCTGCGCTCTGTACGCAAGCAGATGGAGCTCGCGGGGGCCCAACTGCCCGCCGACATCGAGCGGGAGCTGCTTTCAGCCGCCGGTGGGGACGAGCGAGCCAATCGCGATCGCATCCGGGAGGTGGGCATTGGTATCACCACGAGGATGGCTGAGCGCCTCATCGCCGAGGGCGCCCCTGACCTGCACTTCATGACGATGAATAACGTGCGGGCGACCCAGGAGGTCCTGCACAACCTCGGGATGGCTCCAGCCTGGGGGGAAGAGTACGGCCACGACATGGTTCGCTAG
- the crtI gene encoding phytoene desaturase family protein, whose product MAPRTRKSHLDLVRPSIPMTRATKRQLVPGKTNHVVIVGAGLAGLTAAIRVRATGRDVTVIDSESTVGGRCRTEWLTSGHGRYAADTGASVFTMPSLVESAIASVGLRPQDLAEDLPEGWGLHKLSPAYRAEFASGRVLGVYSNSDRMLSEIRRFASDHYSAADVERIQQGYLHHRDWAAELFASSFENFLAADFDSPLDLLSTPASASDLGHLLSLGAFGSLGRKTEKQVIDHELARVLSFQALYAGVAPRKALAVYAVIAHMDTSMGVYYPRFGIGDVPELMAAAARKVGVSFQLEREVASFTFDGDHITAVNLSDGETIPADAVIATPDLPVMEKLLNASRPGAADGTGRLSRLARRYRRPKLNWSPSAVVIHGTIPTATADAWVGQQEATQADGHSGMHHTISFGHAWDQTFREITGKNPSKRGELMSDPSLLVTRPAASAPARRQTTDSGMRYEPISVLAPAPNLTKAPLDWDAITDPYTEEILGLLEQRGFAGLASDISIARVDTPATWLGMGHGAGTPFALAHTFTQTGPFRPRNYPAYGIDNLVMAGSSTTPGVGVPTTILSGALAARRIGGGGVK is encoded by the coding sequence ATGGCTCCCCGTACCCGCAAAAGCCACCTCGACCTTGTCCGCCCCTCCATCCCCATGACTCGGGCGACGAAACGCCAACTTGTCCCCGGGAAAACCAACCATGTCGTCATCGTCGGCGCGGGACTGGCGGGACTCACCGCCGCCATCCGCGTGCGCGCCACGGGCCGGGACGTCACCGTCATCGACTCCGAAAGCACCGTCGGCGGGCGTTGCCGCACCGAATGGCTGACCTCTGGGCACGGCCGCTACGCCGCGGATACCGGCGCCTCGGTGTTCACCATGCCCTCCCTCGTGGAATCAGCCATCGCCTCCGTTGGCCTGCGCCCGCAGGACCTCGCTGAAGACCTGCCGGAAGGCTGGGGCCTGCATAAGCTCTCCCCGGCCTACCGGGCAGAGTTCGCATCCGGCCGCGTCCTGGGGGTGTACTCCAACTCGGACCGAATGCTCAGCGAGATCCGCCGCTTCGCCTCTGACCACTATTCCGCCGCCGACGTGGAGCGCATCCAACAGGGTTACCTGCACCACCGCGATTGGGCCGCCGAGCTGTTTGCCAGCAGTTTCGAAAACTTCCTCGCCGCGGACTTCGACTCCCCGCTGGACCTACTGTCCACGCCCGCGTCAGCCTCCGACCTTGGCCACCTCCTCAGCCTCGGGGCCTTCGGCAGCCTCGGGCGCAAAACCGAAAAACAGGTCATTGACCACGAACTGGCCCGCGTGCTGTCCTTCCAAGCCCTCTACGCCGGCGTGGCCCCCCGCAAGGCCCTCGCCGTGTACGCCGTGATCGCCCACATGGATACCTCCATGGGCGTCTACTACCCGCGCTTCGGCATCGGCGACGTCCCGGAACTAATGGCCGCCGCAGCCCGCAAGGTGGGCGTGTCCTTCCAGCTTGAGCGCGAGGTCGCCTCCTTCACCTTCGACGGGGACCACATCACCGCCGTCAACCTCAGCGACGGCGAGACCATCCCCGCAGATGCTGTCATTGCCACCCCCGACCTCCCGGTGATGGAGAAGCTCCTCAACGCCTCCCGCCCGGGAGCTGCCGATGGCACCGGGCGGCTGTCCCGGCTCGCGCGCCGCTATCGGCGTCCGAAATTGAATTGGTCCCCCTCCGCCGTCGTCATTCACGGCACCATCCCCACCGCCACGGCCGATGCCTGGGTCGGCCAGCAGGAGGCCACCCAAGCCGACGGGCACAGCGGTATGCACCACACCATCAGCTTCGGCCACGCCTGGGACCAAACCTTCCGGGAGATCACCGGCAAGAACCCCAGCAAGCGCGGCGAGCTGATGTCCGATCCCTCTCTGCTGGTCACCCGACCCGCCGCGAGCGCCCCCGCCCGCCGCCAGACCACCGATAGCGGCATGCGCTACGAACCCATCAGCGTGCTGGCCCCCGCCCCCAACCTCACCAAGGCACCCCTGGACTGGGATGCCATCACCGACCCCTACACCGAGGAAATCCTGGGCCTGCTCGAACAGCGCGGCTTCGCCGGGCTGGCTAGCGACATCTCCATCGCCCGCGTAGACACCCCCGCCACCTGGCTGGGCATGGGCCACGGCGCCGGCACCCCCTTCGCACTGGCCCACACGTTCACCCAAACCGGGCCCTTCCGGCCGCGCAACTACCCCGCCTACGGCATCGACAACCTGGTCATGGCGGGATCCAGCACCACCCCCGGCGTGGGCGTCCCCACCACCATCCTCTCCGGGGCCCTGGCCGCCCGCCGCATCGGCGGTGGAGGCGTGAAGTGA